One genomic region from Salvia hispanica cultivar TCC Black 2014 chromosome 2, UniMelb_Shisp_WGS_1.0, whole genome shotgun sequence encodes:
- the LOC125206472 gene encoding uncharacterized protein LOC125206472 has product MLTRSKGQPLELFDPEIEASNRRRNAQRRLNQRRSLSPLKGEPPAPVAVTMADNEENNVPHPDPVVQQLQLQLADVVKQLKEKEEQQATVPVQNMYAYREVENPPIGNDGIDANHFELKPGLLNMAEANAFAGKANEDPNKHLTKFIQISNTVKLNGVRDEQIRLRLFPFSLRDDARDWYDSMGSGSVKTWDAMVNLFLEKYFPPSEVLKRQAEIIQFQMKPHETIREAWARFKTLLKRCPKHGLSPGHQVITFYRGCTSDAMRELNWSAGGALLQLGENDAMQVIERVASTDEGWNNERNKSYRVASVIEDDRIDKMSKQLDLLTTQLGIMEMRQPGPELQGRVEDVNYVHQGGNNMNFNNYRPNQGGGNYNHYGNKVHPNLSYGNPNNVLQPPPGFTVANGMVDEQKKPTTEDILAAFMIQTTKYMEKTDKYMEITNQRLGKVENDVQSLNVHMKSIDNQISQISQAVGVQHQPGQFPAQTINNPKDCKAIHLRGGKSYEGPSMPIEEKKSTPEEDVRAEENSKGKNKVDIQTKKDAMPEKLPSPPIPMTVRVPFPFAVKKKKLDEQFSKFLDIFRKVHINIPLVEALQEMPTYAKFLKDVLSKKKKWIDYETVNISENCSAIIQKKLPAKLKDPGSFNISCVIGNDRQTKALCDLGASINLMPLSFFRKMKIGTLKPTTITLQMADRSVTYPKGIVEDVLVKVHDFIFPVDFVVLDMEEDMNVPLILGRPFLATGKALIDIAKGELTLRMGNKRHILSIYNAMKSREDEELVMKMECKAVHVVEVQKTQAIESTLGDFSLPRWMFGSCGESLSKEETAPNPKVKEKKTKAANSPKVETKICDGALKTTWWKKRLARSYASKIDRKSNTTIYGVT; this is encoded by the coding sequence ATGCTCACTCGCTCTAAGGGGCAACCATTAGAGTTATTCGATCCTGAGATCGAAGCATCCAACCGAAGGAGAAACGCTCAGAGAAGGCTCAACCAAAGGCGATCACTTTCGCCTCTTAAGGGAGAACCGCCTGCTCCTGTTGCAGTAACAATGGCGGACAACGAAGAGAACAATGTACCACATCCAGATCCGGTAGTCCAACAACTCCAATTACAACTTGCAGATGTGGTGAAACAactgaaagaaaaagaggaacaACAAGCCACAGTGCCAGTGCAAAACATGTACGCTTACAGAGAGGTAGAGAACCCACCAATTGGCAACGATGGGATCGATGCCAATCATTTTGAGCTCAAGCCAGGATTGCTTAATATGGCTGAGGCTAATGCTTTTGCGGGGAAGGCCAATGAAGATCCCAACAAGCATCTTACTAAGTTTATTCAGATCAGTAACACGGTGAAGCTTAATGGGGTGAGAGATGAACAAATCAGACTAAGGCTATTCCCATTTTCCTTGAGAGATGATGCTAGAGACTGGTACGACAGCATGGGGTCAGGATCTGTTAAAACGTGGGATGCCATGGTAAACTTATTTTTGGAGAAGTACTTCCCACCCAGCGAAGTTCTAAAGAGGCAAGCAGAGATAATTCAATTCCAGATGAAGCCTCATGAGACAATCCGAGAAGCATGGGCCAGATTTAAGACACTGTTGAAGAGATGCCCAAAGCATGGTCTAAGTCCGGGACATCAAGTCATAACTTTTTATAGGGGGTGCACTTCAGATGCAATGCGTGAACTGAATTGGAGCGCAGGAGGAGCACTCCTTCAATTAGGAGAGAATGATGCCATGCAAGTGATTGAGAGAGTGGCTTCCACTGATGAAGGATGGAATAATGAAAGAAACAAGTCATACAGGGTGGCCTCTGTTATAgaagatgatagaatagaCAAAATGTCGAAGCAGCTAGATCTGTTGACCACTCAATTGGGGATCATGGAGATGAGACAGCCTGGACCAGAACTGCAGGGAAGAGTTGAAGATGTGAACTATGTGCACCAAGGAGGGAACAACATGAACTTCAACAACTATCGCCCCAACCAAGGGGGTGGTAACTATAACCACTATGGTAACAAGGTGCATCCCAATCTCTCCTATGGGAATCCTAACAATGTTTTGCAACCACCACCGGGATTCACAGTAGCTAATGGAATGGTCGATGAGCAGAAGAAGCCTACTACAGAAGATATCTTGGCAGCATTCATGATTCAGACTACCAAGTACATGGAGAAAACTGACAAGTATATGGAGATTACTAATCAAAGGCTGGGAAAAGTTGAGAATGACGTGCAAAGCTTGAATGTACACATGAAGAGCATTGACAATCAGATAAGTCAGATCTCTCAAGCTGTGGGAGTCCAACATCAACCAGGCCAATTCCCAGCACAGACCATAAACAATCCCAAGGACTGCAAGGCCATACACTTGAGAGGTGGTAAAAGCTATGAAGGTCCTTCCATGCCTATAGAGGAAAAGAAGAGTACTCCAGAGGAAGATGTCAGAGCAGAAGAGAATTCCAAGGGAAAGAATAAGGTGGACATTCAGACCAAGAAAGACGCAATGCCAGAAAAGCTGCCCTCTCCCCCCATTCCTATGACAGTTAGAGTGCCCTTCCCATTTgcggtgaagaagaagaagttggaTGAGCAATTCTCCAAATTTCTCGATATTTTTAGGAAGGTGCACATTAATATACCATTGGTGGAAGCTCTGCAAGAGATGCCTACGTATGCAAAGTTCCTAAAAGATGTGCtctccaagaagaagaagtggaTTGATTATGAGACGGTGAACATATCTGAAAACTGTAGTGCGATAATTCAAAAGAAGCTACCTGCCAAGCTTAAAGATCCTGGGAGTTTCAATATCTCATGCGTCATTGGAAATGACAGACAGACAAAGGCACTGTGTGATCTGGGGGCGAGCATAAATTTGATgccattatcatttttcagaAAGATGAAGATCGGCACTCTCAAGCCGACTACAATCACACTGCAGATGGCAGATAGATCAGTCACCTATCCTAAAGGAATTGTTGAGGATGTTCTGGTGAAGGTACATGACTTCATATTTCCCGTCGATTTTGTAGTGTTGGATATGGAGGAAGACATGAATGTGCCGCTTATCCTAGGGCGCCCATTCCTAGCAACGGGAAAAGCATTGATAGATATAGCAAAGGGAGAGCTCACTCTTCGTATGGGAAACAAACGACATATTTTGTCTATCTATAATGCTATGAAGAGTCGTGAAGATGAGGAACTTGTTATGAAGATGGAGTGCAAAGCTGTGCATGTTGTAGAGGTCCAAAAGACACAAGCAATTGAGTCCACATTGGGGGATTTTTCATTGCCGCGGTGGATGTTTGGTTCATGTGGTGAATCACTTTCTAAAGAAGAGACTGCACCAAATCCTAAagtgaaggagaagaaaacaaaagctGCAAATTCACCCAAAGTGGAAACTAAAATTTGTGATGGAGCTTTGAAAACTACTTGGTGGAAGAAGAGATTGGCTAGATCATATGCTTCCAAGATTGATAGAAAATCCAACACCACCATTTATGGCGTGACATGA
- the LOC125204847 gene encoding probable 2-oxoglutarate-dependent dioxygenase AOP1 translates to MSCVSMKLPLIDLSNLGEDDSPRWESTKMKIREALQEYGCFEATFNNIIPLELRKSVGDGIRQIFDLPLAIKLLNKNSHKPFHGYVGQNNFIPLYESMGIDGALSSHAVDTFANLMWPDQGNPTFSKDIHQYCEKLSELDKIVRRMVVESLGLKGYTDDFINSTDYVCRFQKYEAPQTPHATLGLLPHMDNNIVTTLHQLNHVNGLQILTKDGKNWIPADPTSPDSFVVMIGTSFHAWTNGRLHDPYHRVVVSGDEARYSIGLFSVPKEGCMVKTPEELVNEDNPLLYKPFDYFKFIDFMSTDAGRTSPDPLKEYCGA, encoded by the exons ATGAGTTGTGTAAGCATGAAGCTCCCTTTGATTGATTTGAGCAACCTAGGAGAAGATGATTCTCCAAGGTGGGAAtcaaccaaaatgaaaattcgaGAAGCCCTTCAAGAATATGGGTGTTTTGAAGCTACATTCAATAACATTATTCCTCTTGAGTTGAGGAAATCAGTTGGTGATGGGATTCGACAAATTTTCGATCTCCCTTTAGCCATCAAACTACTTAACAAAAATTCACACAAACCTTTCCATGGGTATGTTGGCCAAAACAATTTCATTCCACTCTATGAAAGTATGGGCATCGATGGGGCCCTCTCGTCTCACGCAGTCGACACTTTTGCCAACCTCATGTGGCCCGATCAAGGCAATCCCACTTTCAG CAAGGATATACATCAATACTGTGAGAAACTGTCTGAACTGGACAAGATTGTGAGGCGGATGGTAGTGGAGAGCCTTGGACTAAAAGGCTACACCGACGACTTCATCAATTCCACCGATTACGTCTGTCGATTCCAAAAATACGAGGCGCCTCAAACCCCTCACGCAACGCTCGGGTTACTTCCCCATATGGACAATAACATTGTCACCACATTGCATCAACTCAATCATGTTAATGGTTTGCAGATTCTTACCAAAGATGGCAAAAATTGGATCCCTGCAGATCCAACATCGCCCGATTCATTCGTCGTCATGATTGGTACCTCTTTCCAT GCATGGACAAACGGGAGACTGCATGATCCGTACCACAGGGTGGTGGTGAGCGGGGATGAAGCTCGATACTCTATCGGATTGTTTTCAGTTCCAAAAGAAGGGTGCATGGTTAAGACTCCGGAAGAGTTGGTTAACGAAGATAACCCGTTGCTCTACAAGCCTTTTGATTACTTCAAGTTCATTGATTTCATGTCCACAGATGCCGGTAGAACCTCTCCGGATCCTCTCAAGGAATATTGTGGAGCCTAA
- the LOC125203877 gene encoding probable 2-oxoglutarate-dependent dioxygenase AOP1, translating to MGSEPIKLPIIDFSNLKNQTETWESTKAQVWQAIVEYGCFEATFDHIPLHLQKSVIHETKQLFDLPLSIKLLNKSNKPFHGYVGQYSIVPLFESLGIPDPLSPGKIQGFADLMWAEGNPSFSKTVESFSEKLSELDKIVRKMIVESLGLHKYMDEHMDSSDYIFRFQKYDRPQSDESELGLTSHTDKNIVTILYQNEINGLEVLTKDGQWFTSQPSLNSFVVMIGDSLYSWTNGRLQAPYHKVMMSGDQARYSIGLFSVPKPGYIIKAPKEMVDEEHPTLFKPYDHHQFLQFFYTQAAQKSSIDALKEYCGV from the exons atgggTTCTGAACCAATTAAACTCCCAATCATAGATTTCTCCAACCTTAAAAATCAAACTGAAACCTGGGAATCCACGAAAGCCCAAGTCTGGCAAGCCATAGTAGAATACGGCTGCTTCGAAGCAACATTCGATCACATtcctcttcatcttcaaaAATCAGTCATTCATGAAACGAAACAACTCTTCGATCTCCCTTTATCCATCAAATTACTCAACAAATCCAACAAACCCTTCCATGGCTATGTCGGCCAGTACTCGATAGTCCCGCTCTTTGAAAGCCTCGGGATCCCCGATCCCCTCTCCCCGGGAAAAATCCAAGGCTTCGCTGACCTAATGTGGGCCGAAGGCAATCCTTCGTTCAG CAAGACTGTTGAGTCCTTCTCGGAGAAGCTGTCAGAATTGGACAAGATTGTGAGGAAAATGATTGTGGAGAGCCTTGGACTACACAAGTACATGGATGAACACATGGATTCATCGGATTACATCTTTCGATTTCAGAAATACGATAGACCTCAAAGCGATGAGAGTGAGCTAGGGTTAACATCCCACACGGACAAGAACATCGTGACGATCTTGTACCAGAATGAGATCAATGGACTCGAAGTGCTCACCAAAGATGGACAGTGGTTTACTTCTCAACCCTCACTTAATTCCTTTGTTGTCATGATTGGAGACTCCTTGTAT TCATGGACAAATGGGCGGCTGCAGGCCCCCTACCACAAAGTGATGATGAGCGGGGACCAAGCTCGATACTCTATTGGTTTGTTTTCGGTTCCCAAACCGGGGTACATAATCAAGGCCCCTAAAGAGATGGTGGATGAAGAGCATCCAACGCTCTTCAAGCCCTATGATCATCATCagtttcttcaatttttctatACCCAAGCTGCTCAGAAATCTTCCATTGATGCTCTCAAAGAATATTGCGGCGTCTAA
- the LOC125204924 gene encoding probable 2-oxoglutarate-dependent dioxygenase AOP1 has translation MGSETIKLPIIDFSNLKPQTETWESTKAQVRQALEEYGCFEATFDHIPLHLRKSVIHEIKELFDLPLPIKLRNRSNKPYHGYVGQYPIVPLYESLGIPDALSPGKIQGFSDLMWDQGNPSFSKSVESFSEKLSELDKIVRKMVVESLGLDKYMDEHMDSTDYLIRLQKYDKPRSEETELGLSSHTDKNIVTILYQNEINGLEVLTKDGQWFTSQPSLNSFVVMIGESFTAWTNGRLHAPYHKVMMSGDEARYSIGLFSVPKLGYVIKAPEEMVDEEHPLLFKPYDHHQFLQFYYTEAGQRSPAALKQYCGV, from the exons ATGGGTTCAGAAACAATCAAACTCCCAATCATAGACTTCTCCAATCTCAAACCTCAAACTGAAACCTGGGAATCGACGAAAGCTCAAGTCCGGCAAGCCTTAGAAGAATACGGCTGCTTCGAAGCAACATTCGATCACATTCCTCTTCATCTCCGAAAATCAGTCATTCATGAAATTAAAGAACTCTTCGATCTCCCTTTACCCATCAAATTACGCAACAGGTCCAACAAACCCTACCACGGGTATGTCGGCCAGTACCCGATTGTCCCGCTCTACGAAAGCCTCGGGATCCCTGACGCCCTCTCCCCGGGAAAAATCCAAGGCTTTTCGGATCTCATGTGGGACCAAGGCAATCCCTCGTTCAG CAAGAGTGTGGAGTCCTTCTCGGAGAAACTATCAGAATTGGACAAGATTGTGAGGAAAATGGTTGTGGAGAGCCTTGGACTAGACAAGTACATGGATGAGCACATGGATTCGACGGATTACCTCATTCGACTGCAAAAATACGATAAGCCTCGAAGCGAGGAGACAGAGCTAGGGTTATCATCCCACACGGACAAGAACATCGTAACAATCTTGTACCAGAATGAGATCAACGGACTCGAAGTCCTCACCAAAGATGGACAGTGGTTTACCTCTCAACCCTCACTTAACTCCTTTGTTGTCATGATTGGAGAATCCTTTACT GCATGGACAAACGGGCGGCTGCACGCACCCTACCATAAGGTGATGATGAGTGGAGACGAAGCTCGATACTCTATCGGATTGTTTTCGGTTCCTAAACTGGGATACGTAATTAAGGCCCCCGAAGAGATGGTGGATGAAGAGCACCCATTGCTCTTCAAGCCCTATGATCATCACCAGTTTCTTCAATTTTACTATACTGAAGCTGGTCAGAGATCTCCAGCAGCTCTCAAACAATACTGTGGTGTCTAA